Within the Dermacentor silvarum isolate Dsil-2018 chromosome 8, BIME_Dsil_1.4, whole genome shotgun sequence genome, the region AGCGCGGATTATACAGTATACCAGTTGACGGCTTTTCGATCCGACTGCTGATTGATATGACCAATTTAAGCAAGATGTGCGGTGCTAATTCCTGACGgaaaacctgaaaaaaaaaagaaaaaaaagtcgttTACTGCCGACGTGTTTGTTAGCTCTTTCTCTTCACGTACGGACCTTGGCAAACACGAAATCATTTTTAGACGCAGCAAGAATCTACGACACCGCTGCGGCAGGGGCTTCACGTCCGTCCGTGGAAGTCGAGTCAGCGGCTCCGTTTAccggcaggaaaaaaaaaagataaaaagaaacaaTGCGGCGCTGACCGTGCAAAATCACAAGTAGGCTCGCATAAGGAAAAGTTAGAAAGAAGCGAGACAAGACTCTCACCCATGCCCGTCGCAACCGGCAACTTGCCGAACTCCTTCGCACCGAGAGAGGTATAGGTGTAACTGGAAGCAAGACCAAAAGCGACCTACCACTAGCTTTCTCATCTTTCCTTCGCTTTCTATTTTTGCagtgaatgaatgtgtgtggctCATTAGAGGCATTACGCACTCCATTTGCGTCGACGCCGGCGTAGTCCCGTATTTTATGGCTTCGGGAGTGGCGCCCCCTTCGAGGAATGCCGTGTGTGGCTAGCTGGAGCACCGTCGTAATGGGTGAGGCACTGAGCAATGATCCCTTTACGTGACCGCCCTATGAGTTCAGTTTGTAGACCCAGTGTGCACAACTTCACGCATGCGCTCGACTAGTGCGCTTTCCCTCTATTTCGACCCTGTATGCTCCTCTCTACCATTGCAGGGTATAgaaaaccggacgtgcgtctggttaaccttcctggcTTTATTCTTTCTCTTTAGCCAGTTAAGTACCGTGGATTCATCAGAGCGCGTGCTTGCGCTCAATGATAGTTTCAGCATATTGGTCAAAGTTCAGTGATTTAAAGGAACCGCAAAGCACTAAACGCAGCGATGAAAGGTTACGGTGAAACAAATGAACCACAGGCGCAGGCTCTTGTGTCTGATGATGATGTGGGAATTTCCGGCACAGGGACCTGGCGTAGTCAAAAAGCGTCATTCCTTACTTATGAACTTATTGCGATGAAGAATAATCACTCCGATGAAAGATGATCATGCGAAAGGTCTCAGCAAAAGACATCGATGTATGAAGCCGTGTCCTATGCGCAGACAGACAGGTTAAACGTGTTCTTTCGTTCACCGTATTTCGTTTCGCGAGTCTTTTGTTTCACCATACACCCTTGCTCTTTGTGCCTTGAGCAGCTTTTGAATCACGAACCATGAAGGTACGTTTAAACGTGATTCACGACGCATTCATTCAGTAATCGCGTTTAACATACGATGACGGAAGGAGGCCTTCCCACGTGAAATATCGGTCCGCAAGGCCCATGCAACCTGTTTCATGAATCCACAGGCATCGAAACATTTCTGTTCTTCCGGCTTGCAGGCTATCTCCTTGCGGTGTACGACTGAAATAACACGCACAAATCTGAGAATCTTTAACTCGGAGATTTATTTACGTACCTTCCTGGGTTTTGGCGTTAGTCGGCCGGTCACACTTTTGCCAATTAGGCTCAGCGGGGCTTTAGCACAaacggtcgttcagtaaaaattaaaaaaaaaagagtatgtCCGATTGTGATACTTTAACCAAAACCCACAAGGCATAATAGTCCAACGCTCTAAACATTTGTCTTTTTCGTTAGGCCACAGGGGCAGGCTGTTAATTCGTAATCCTCTTAATTCTCAGCATTACGACTCGTCGCTTGTGGCAGCTAGCACTTTGAAACAAGTGAAACGCTCATTTGCGCAAGTAAAACGATAATTAATGACATATTAGGCGCCCGATTGTGGGACCAAAGCGATGCtgcgcttacaccgattcccacacTGCGTGGGAGCTGCATTTTTCGTTTTCACGTCTCTTGTCCGATTTCTTActagcgttcttttttttttgtcgcttgtCAGATCGGATGGCGAGGGTGTCAGCTGAAGGCCCTGCTTTGCTAGCTTTGTAAAGACAGTTCACGCATGTCCATCTGCATATTTGCTAGATGACGAGCGACAACCAagctttttctatctctctctctctctctcttgtctccATCTTGCACTAGGGAAGATTAGCCTGTCTCTGCGAACGCCTCCGCGTTTTCGTCTGGGTGTTTCTTTAGCGCCTGCGCTTGTCCCCGACATCGGCAGCTCGGTGTCAGCTGTGGACAAACAAGGAAAGGATTAAGCGGCCGCTTCCTCTCTGACGCACCCTCATCGTCTCGAAGCGGATAACCACGGCGGACGACTCGGTGCGTTGGTGCCTGGCCCACTGTCGAGCTCGTTCGGCTTGCTTTACGAGCCCCGTAAGTTCAAAGTAGTGGAGTGACTGCGGCCAGCGGGTCATCTCGGTACGTAATTTAGATATTCGTTCTTGTTCTCTTCCTACCTGTCATACGTCTTTTATGTTAAGCTTATAAAGAATATATCTTGGAGGGTTTTACCTGcaaaaaccatgatctgattatgcggcacgccgtagtggaggaccgtagaccgggatcgaaccggcgacgtcgagctcagcagcgcaacgctcaCTGAGCTGCCACTGACGGGTTACGCGTAGAACTCAAGACAGTGCAAGTTTTTCAGACTCTTGTCGCAAGGTTGTCAAAATTGCCCCTCATCTGTGCACTATACGACGTCCCTCAtagcgcattttttttaatttgtatgtTACGCACAAATGAAGATATGCTCTTAAAACTGTCGAAACGCAAGTCGCTATAGTTCACGTAGCCATATAGCTCGGAATCGCTCATTTACAAAATGAATATTATGGCCAGGGGCCGTATTTCATAAGCATTATTTTCATTCGAATCTTTTCAGTTCTTGCCATTCAGCCTGACGATTGGCTGGCGCAGGCGATAGCTGCTATGCGGTTTCGCGCAAGTCACTTGCGAAGGGCTGAATaggacgaaaaaaaagaaagaaaattgttagAAAATATTGGCGCAGGTGTCCATTATTGAAACAACAAATGTCTGTTCGGCTATGCTTTGTCAGCGATCTTGTAGCGTTGATCCGGTTGGGTAGTATATCCGTCATTATCTCTACGCACCGCGGATGTCGAAACTTTCAGACATTGCCAATGACACAGCATTCCGTTATGGCACGTAATCGAAAAGCCTATCGCATTTCGACGGTGGCTACACCGCGTTCACAGCTCGATGCCGGTCGACAGCTGACCCGTGCCGGGCTTGTCAACGTCATCCgtgctactttttttttgttttctgtccACGACCGTGACGTATTCGCGATTCGCGTTTCGCTTGACGACACGCTCACTGGATCGCGCTTCCTTCCATGTATATACACTTCCCGACAGAGCACTGCCTCGTGGCACGAGCCAAACACGCCCGTCCTTTCATCTCTCCAACGTCGCAGGCCCTTGACCGAATCGAACCGAAAGCGCATGTCTGGAGCCATGGGCTCCCTCATCAGTCGACTCGATCCTGACGCCGTTCAGCTGGTACAGCCTGCTGCCAATCATCGGCTTCACGGCCTTCCTCTTCCTGGTGGCCGTGTACCAGAGGACCGAGTTCTACTGGATCACCGACAAGGCCGATGACGTGATGCAGGCCGTGGCTACGCGCTTCCGCAAGAAGCCAAGGCGTAGCCAGGAGCCTCACGTGCCGTGGTTCATAACCGGCAACGCCTCCCCCGCTGCTACCCCGGGCATCGGAATGACCACTTTCCAGAGGCATCACGTCTCTGCCACCACGTATGCCCCCGAGGGGGTCGGCGCTGCGTCTTCGAGCGGCGGTGCCGCCGCTGTGATGAACAGTGGCGCCTCTGGCCAGATGGACGCCGCATCTCAGGCCATGCCGATTCGCGGCAGCGGTCACCTGCCCTCCTTGAGCGCGGTGCCTGTCCTCGTCAAAGTCACCGACCTGAGCGAATGGAGCGCCTCCATATAAGCCGTATGTTTTCTTGGGGCTGTGCATTTACAACTGTTCGTTGAAAGATCATTCACTGCAAGAGAACGCCCTCAAGGTCATCGTTCTCAAGGTCATCGACCTGAGCGAGTGAGCGAAAAAccgtgtttcgttttttttttttttttttttcctgaggcCATGCTGAGCTGTTCAGTCGCAAGAGTTCTTAACTGAAACAGTGGCGCGACGCCAGGAAACACTGTTATTTTGGGACTATTTTGGACACTGTTATTTTGGGACTCTACAGGGTGTGGGACAGTGTCCCACACCCTGTAGATAATCGATTATCTCTGTGTGTGAACAGACGTGTTCGTAAAGCGGACTTTCCGATAGGTGCTTCCTATTTGTTAAATCGTTTAATTTTCTCGTGGCGTTCTCTGGAACAGTGTTCGAGCGAAACCTTGCGTGCGGTTGATTTTTATTCTCTAACTGTGGGTGCTCGTTGATGGCCAGCAGAACAAACTTTGCTAGCACTTATGAGAGTTAGAACGCATGGTCACATGCTATGATTCCGTACATGTACTTATCGAAATCGTATCTGCAACCCTGAGAGCCACTTCGCATATTGTGGCATGTTTCTATTTCGACATAGCTGTGACCGCGGCTGCGGTAGTAATCGGTCGCCGCTGCTGACTCTGCCGACAGAGTGCACTAATGTTCTACGCAAAGTCATTTCTCGCTTTCCCTGTTGTCTCATTTTTATTCCTTCCCGTTTGACTGCGATGCATTTCGTGTCATTTTAGTTCGCGCCCGAGAGCAACGAACAACTTGCATGAGGACGATGAAATGATGAGCACTCTGCTGAGTTGTTcgaataaaacattttttttggaCGCTTCTTGATCcggcttttcttcttttttgtccaTAGGCTATTCTTCAAGATGGCGTCAAATCTTCTCCCTGTAAGGAAACGACACTGATGTGTAGTTATAATTGTTAGGATGTCAAATCAAATTAGTGTTCAACGTGCCAAAGCAATTCACGAGCTCATAAGATACGCCGGGCTCTGTAGAaaactccggattaactttgaccaacTGCGTTTTTTTAGAGTGCgcctaattctaagtacacgagcgcttttgcattccgctcccaGCAAAATACGGCCAGCCGCGGCAGGGAATCGCACGCCGCGTTGGCTCACGGGATATGACGTTTTCCCGATGAGTCACGGGTTCGGCAAAAGGATCGTGTATACCTAGATGtcggtgcacgttgaagaaacccGTGTGGTTAAAGCAAAATATTGGTTTGAGCTGGTTGGAAAGcaataacaataaataaaacaaattaagGCCGAAACTAGACGAGGACATAGAACATGCATGACAGGAAGGCCGCCAACTTCCAAGCGATTTTATTCAGAACGAGGAGAGCGATTTCTTAAGCACCGTCAAGTGAATTGGTGACAGCGACATGCTACAAAAGAACAACCAAAATAGAATGAACGCTTAGCGATAAAACTGGACATACTAATCAAATGACACTCACAGAGAGTTGCTCAGAATAAAAGCAGCTTCTTATCGAGTTCCTTATGTAGCTTGCGCTTTAACTTTCTTTGAATAATAgtgtggtcaaagttaatcctgAGGCCGGGAGTGTTCATAACCCAAATTTGAATTAGTGTATAAATTCTTTAAATATTTGATATCATTCGCCACCAGCATGTGTACTCTCACGAATGCTCACTGAACTTTCAGCACCGTTCCTTACCTGTGGGTCTGTTAGAAGCTGGCCGTTGACCTGGTGATCTCCGTTTGCAGTGGTGCTCTGAATCCGCCCttcacaaaaagaaaacgaatcaatttcagaaaaaaaatcttctgcagaaaaaaaaaaaaaaaatgttctttttAAACTACGTACGGCTTATAGCTTTGTTGTTTCATGTTAACAGTGTGTGCGTTCTAtgttaagcaaaaaaaaaaaaaaaacagatgacATTTAAGTGACCCGCGATAGCACCAGCGCTTTATCGCCACACGCGACCCTGTAGATTACGAGATCGCCGATGTGGggatggcgctctttggccatacttggcccttgcgccacaaaacaccaaattcatcatcatcatcaccgatgTGGGGAACGCTGGCGTTTTCCCACTATT harbors:
- the LOC119462129 gene encoding uncharacterized protein LOC119462129 encodes the protein NRTESACLEPWAPSSVDSILTPFSWYSLLPIIGFTAFLFLVAVYQRTEFYWITDKADDVMQAVATRFRKKPRRSQEPHVPWFITGNASPAATPGIGMTTFQRHHVSATTYAPEGVGAASSSGGAAAVMNSGASGQMDAASQAMPIRGSGHLPSLSAVPVLVKVTDLSEWSASI